A window of Roseateles sp. XES5 genomic DNA:
AGCCAACGGTCTTAACGGACCCGGACCCCGGACGGCCTTGCGCCCGCACCCTTTATACCAGAACCGCAATACACAGGATCCCGGCTCAAGGCCGGGATGACGGAGGAGAGGTGGGCGGGAGGGTCATGCAACGTATCGGCTGCGTGGGGTGTCTCGCTTACTGCTGCTACTAGAAACCGCCGCAGCGCATTCTGCCCACACCGCTCTCGCCGCTCCCTCTCCTCCGTCATACCGGACCCGATCCGGTATCCGGCCACCGCGCATCGGCGCGGTGAACGACACCACCCATTCCCAAACGCAAAAAGGCCGCCCGAGGGCGGCCTTTCCGGAATGTTCTGGCAGGAGCCGATTATTCGGCGTCGCCTTCAGCGGCCTTCTTCTTGGCCGGGGCCTTCTTCTTCGGAGCGGCTTCTTCGCCTTCCGCAGCTTCAGCCTTGGCAGCCTTCTTCTTCGGCGCCTTCTTGGCGTCCTTGTCGGCGCCGTCTTCGTCGTCGGCGAGCAGCTCGTCCTTGGAAACGGTCTTGTCCGTTACCTTGATTTCGCCGAGCAGGTGATCGACGACCTTCTCTTCAAAGATCGGTGCGCGGAGCGAAGCTGCGGCGCCCGGGGTCTTCTGGAAGTAGTCGATGATCTGCTTTTCCTGACCCGGGAACTGGCGGAGCTGCTGGAAGAGCGACTGCTGCATTTCTTCGTCCGTTACCTGGACGCCGGCCTTTTCGCCGATTTCCGAGAGAACGAGGCCGAGGCGGACGCGGCGTTCGGCGAGCTTGCGATATTCTTCGCGCGCGGCTTCTTCCGTCGTGTCTTCGTCAGCGAAGGTCTTGCCCGACTGGGCGAGGTCCGTGTTGATCTGGCGCCAGATGTTCTCGAACTCGGCGTCGACCAGGCGCTCCGGCGTGTCGAACTTGTACATCTCGTCGAGCTGGTCGAGGATCTGACGCTTGACCTTCTGGCGGGTGACCGAGCCGTACTGGCTTTCGATCTGGCCACGGACGATTTCGCGCAGCTTGTCGGCCGATTCGAGGCCGAGCTTGGTGGCGAGGTCGTCGTTGATCTCGATGTCGGCGGCGCCAGCGACGTCCTTGACGTTGATGTCGAAGGTGGCTTCCTTGCCGGCAAGGTTTGCAGCCGGGTAATCGGCCGGGAAGGTGACGGTGATGACCTTCTCGTCGCCAGCCTTCAGGCCGACGAGCTGCTCTTCAAAGCCCGGGATGAAGCGGTTGGAACCGAGAACCAGTTCGGCGTCCTCGTCCTTGCCGCCGTCGAAGGCAACGCCGTCGACCTTGCCGAGGTAGTCGATGGTGACGCGGTCGCCGTTGGCGGCCTTGCCCTTCTTGGTTTCGTAGGTGCGGGCGCTTTCGGCGATCTTCAGGATCTGCTCGTCAACTTCCTTGGCGTCGATCTCGACGACTTCACGGGTGACGGCGATGCCGGAATTGTCCTTCAGCGCGATGGCCGGAATGACTTCGTAGGACAGGGTGAACTCGAAATCGGCTTCGCCGTTGAGGATCTTTTCCGCTTCGGCCTGATCTTCGGTCATCGCGACTTCCGGCTGCGTAGCGGACTTTTCGCCGCGCTCGGAGAGAATCGCCGACGGGCGTTCGCGGACGATCTCGTTGACGAGTTCGGCCATGACGGACTTGCCGTACATCTTCTTCAGATGGGCGAAGGGCACCTTGCCCGGACGGAAGCCGTTGATGCGGACACGGCCCTTCACGTCCTCAAGACGCTCGTTCATCTGAGCTTCCATGTCCTTGGCCGAGATAACGACCTTGATTTCGCGCTTCAGCCCTTCAGCGAGCGTTTCGATAACCTGCATGTTCAAACCTTCATTTCGAGTTGGCGGTGCTCAAACCGGCCTGCCGGTTATGGCGAGCACCCCGCCGGTCCATTTGCCGGCAGTGGCTTTACTGAATTCGGTGGCCTTTTGGCAAGCAAAATGGCGCGCTGAAATGCTCCACGCCACGCGGAACGCTCAGTTTCCGCGTTTGGTGGCTCTGGTGCGGGTAGAGAGACTTGAACTCCCACGCCTTGCGGCACCAGAACCTAAATCTGGCGT
This region includes:
- the tig gene encoding trigger factor, yielding MQVIETLAEGLKREIKVVISAKDMEAQMNERLEDVKGRVRINGFRPGKVPFAHLKKMYGKSVMAELVNEIVRERPSAILSERGEKSATQPEVAMTEDQAEAEKILNGEADFEFTLSYEVIPAIALKDNSGIAVTREVVEIDAKEVDEQILKIAESARTYETKKGKAANGDRVTIDYLGKVDGVAFDGGKDEDAELVLGSNRFIPGFEEQLVGLKAGDEKVITVTFPADYPAANLAGKEATFDINVKDVAGAADIEINDDLATKLGLESADKLREIVRGQIESQYGSVTRQKVKRQILDQLDEMYKFDTPERLVDAEFENIWRQINTDLAQSGKTFADEDTTEEAAREEYRKLAERRVRLGLVLSEIGEKAGVQVTDEEMQQSLFQQLRQFPGQEKQIIDYFQKTPGAAASLRAPIFEEKVVDHLLGEIKVTDKTVSKDELLADDEDGADKDAKKAPKKKAAKAEAAEGEEAAPKKKAPAKKKAAEGDAE